From a region of the Salarias fasciatus chromosome 6, fSalaFa1.1, whole genome shotgun sequence genome:
- the myh10 gene encoding myosin-10 isoform X2 produces the protein MSQRSGQEDPERYLFVDRAVVYNPAAQADWTAKRLVWIPSERHGFEAASIREERGEEVVVELAENGKKAIVNKDDIQKMNPPKFSKVEDMAELTCLNEASVLHNLKDRYYSGLIYTYSGLFCVVINPYKNLPIYSENIIEMYRGKKRHEMPPHIYAISESAYRCMLQDREDQSILCTGESGAGKTENTKKVIQYLAHVASSHKGRKDHNIPPESPKPVKLQSGPLFYGELERQLLQANPILESFGNAKTVKNDNSSRFGKFIRINFDVTGYIVGANIETYLLEKSRAIRQAKDERTFHIFYQLLAGAGEHLKSDLLLEGFNNYRFLSNGNIPIPGQQDKDNFQETMEAMHIMSFGHEEILAMLKVVSSVLQFGNIVFKKERNSDQASMPDNTAAQKLCHLLGMNVMEFTRAILSPRIKVGRDYVQKAQTKEQADFAVEALAKATYERLFRWLVHRINRALDRTKRQGASFIGILDIAGFEIFQLNSFEQLCINYTNEKLQQLFNHTMFILEQEEYQREGIEWSFIDFGLDLQPCIDLIERPANPPGVLALLDEECWFPKATDKTFVDKLIQEQGTHTKFQKPRQLKDKADFCIIHYAGRVDYKADEWLMKNMDPLNDNVATLLHQSTDKFVAELWKDEIQTIQRASFYDNVTSLDEPAVDRIVGLDQVAGMNETAFGATYKTKKGMFRTVGQLYKESLTKLMATLRNTNPNFVRCIIPNHEKRAGKLEPHLVLDQLRCNGVLEGIRICRQGFPNRIVFQEFRQRYEILTPNAIPKGFMDGKQACERMIHALELDPNLFRIGQSKIFFRTGVLAHLEEERDLKITDIIVYFQSVCRGYLARKAFAKKQQQLSALKVLQRNCAAYLKLRHWQWWRLFTKVKPLLQVTRQEEELQAKDEELVKVKERQLKVENELVEMERKHQQLIEEKNILAEQLHAETELFAEAEEMRVRLLSRKQELEEILHDLESRVEEEEERNQSLQNEKKKMQSHIQDLEEQLDEEEAARQKLQLDKVTAEAKIKKMEEDILLLEDQNSKFLKEKKLLEDRIAEMTSQLTEEEEKAKNLSKVKNKQEMVMVDLEERLKKEEKTRQELEKTKRKLDAENTDLQDQIAELQAQVEELKVQLAKKEEELQAALARSDEETLQKNNALKQVRELQAQLAELQEDLESEKMCRSKAEKLKRDLSEELEALKTELEDTLDTTAAQHELRTKREQEVAELKKAIDEETKNHEAQVQDMRQRHATALEELSEQLEQAKRLKANLEKSKQCLEGDNKELAGEVKSLQQAKTESEYKRKKLDSQLQEFMARATEVERVKGELAERSHKLQSELDNVSALLEEAEKKSVKLAKEVDNLNGKLQDSEELRQEETRQKLNLSGQIRQLEVEKNTLLEQQEEDEEARRSLEKQLQMVQAQLFEAKKKLEDDVGSMESLEEAKRKLQKDVELAGQRLEEKTMAMDKMEKTKNRLQQELDDQTVDLDHQRQIVSNLEKKQKKFDQMLAEEKTISARYAEERDRAEAEAREKETKALSMARELEEALEAKEELERFNKQLRAEMEDLMSSKDDVGKNVHELEKSKRTLEQQVEEMRTQLEELEDELQATEDAKLRLEVNMQAMKAQFDRDLQARDEQGEEKKRALVKQAREMEAELEDERKQRSVAVAAKKKLEMDLNEVEGQIEAANKGRDEAIKQLRKIQAQMKDYQRELEEARASRDEIFTQSKENEKKLKSLEAEILQLQEDHAASERARRHAEQERDELADEISNSASGKSSLLEEKRRLEARIAQLEEELEEEQGNMELLNDRFRKTTVQVDTLNTELAAERSAAQKSESARQQMERQNKELKAKLAELEGAVKSKFKASITALEAKILQLEEQLEQEAKERAAANKIVRRTEKKLKEVMMQVEDERRHADQYKEQMEKANSRMKQLKRQLEEAEEEATRANASRRKLQRELDDATEASEGLTREVTSLKNRLRRGGPVSSFSSGRSGRRNLNLDGASVDMSDDDADSRASDFNETQASNME, from the exons ATCGAGAGGACCAATCCATTCTTTGCAC aggcgagtcgggagCCGGCAAGacggaaaacacaaaaaaggtcATTCAGTACCTGGCACATGTTGCCTCCTCCCACAAAGGAAGAAAAGATCACAACATTCCT CCAGAATCACCTAAACCAGTGAAACTACAG AGTGGACCCCTGTTTTAT GGCGAGTTGGAACGTCAGCTCCTGCAAGCCAATCCGATTCTGGAATCTTTTGGGAACGCGAAGACTGTGAAAAATGACAACTCGTCACGTTTT GGGAAATTCATCCGGATCAACTTTGACGTCACCGGGTACATCGTCGGGGCCAATATTGAGACCT ACCTGCTGGAGAAATCCAGAGCTATTCGTCAAGCCAAAGATGAGCGCACCTTCCACATTTTCTACCAGCTGCTGGCCGGAGCTGGAGAACATCTCAAAT cggaCCTGCTGTTGGAAGGTTTCAATAACTACCGCTTCCTGTCCAACGGAAACATCCCGATCCCGGGCCAGCAGGACAAAGACAACTTCCAAGAGACCATGGAGGCCATGCACATCATGAGCTTTGGCCATGAGGAAATTCTGG CCATGTTGAAGGTGGTTTCCTCGGTGCTTCAGTTTGGGAACATCGTCTTCAAAAAGGAGAGGAACTCTGACCAAGCCTCCATGCCAGACAACACTG CTGCTCAGAAGCTGTGTCATCTGCTGGGAATGAACGTGATGGAGTTCACCAGAGCCATCCTCTCACCGAGGATCAAAGTGGGACGAGACTACGTGCAGAAAGCGCAGACTAAAGAGCAG GCTGACTTTGCTGTTGAGGCCCTGGCTAAAGCAACATACGAGCGTCTGTTTCGCTGGCTGGTTCACCGCATTAACAGAGCTCTGGACAGAACCAAACGGCAGGGTGCTTCCTTCATTGGCATCCTGGATATCGCTGGTTTTGAGATTTTCCAG ctgaactcCTTCGAGCAGCTGTGCATCAACTACACCAacgagaagctgcagcagctcttcaaCCACACCATGTTCatcctggagcaggaggagtacCAGAGGGAGGGCATCGAGTGGAGCTTCATCGACTTCGGCCTCGACCTGCAGCCCTGCATCGACCTCATCGAGAGGCCT GCGAACCCTCCAGGAGTGTTAGCCCTGCTGGATGAGGAGTGCTGGTTCCCCAAGGCCACGGACAAGACGTTCGTGGACAAGCTCATCCAGGAGCAGGGCACACACACCAAGTTTCAGAAGCCGCGCCAACTCAAAGACAAGGCCGACTTCTGCATCATCCACTACGCTGGCAGG GTCGACTACAAGGCAGACGAGTGGCTGATGAAGAACATGGATCCCCTGAACGACAACGTGGCCACTCTCCTGCACCAGTCCACCGACAAATTTGTGGCCGAGCTGTGGAAAGACG AGATTCAGACCATTCAAAGGGCCTCATTCTATGACAATGTCACTAGTCTGGATGAGCCGGCAG tcgACCGCATCGTGGGCCTGGACCAGGTGGCGGGAATGAACGAGACGGCGTTCGGCGCCACCTACAAAACGAAGAAGGGGATGTTCCGCACCGTGGGGCAGCTCTACAAAGAGTCGCTCACCAAACTCATGGCCACGCTGAGGAACACCAACCCCAACTTCGTCCGCTGCATCATCCCCAACCATGAGAAACGA GCTGGTAAACTGGAGCCtcacctggtcctggaccagctgCGGTGTAACGGCGTCCTGGAGGGGATTCGTATCTGCAGACAGGGCTTCCCCAACCGAATCGTCTTCCAGGAGTTCAGACAGAG ATATGAGATCCTGACGCCCAACGCCATCCCCAAAGGATTCATGGATGGAAAACAGGCCTGTGAGAGAATG ATTCACGCTCTGGAGCTCGATCCCAACCTGTTCCGAATCGGTCAGAGTAAGATCTTCTTCAGGACGGGCGTTCTGGctcatctggaggaggagagagacctGAAGATAACGGACATCATCGTCTACTTCCAGTCCGTGTGTCGTGGATACTTGGCGCGGAA AGCCTTTgcgaagaagcagcagcagctgagtgcCCTGAAGGTTTTACAGAGGAACTGCGCTGCGTATTTGAAGCTGCGACACTGGCAGTGGTGGAGGCTCTTCACCAAG GTGAAGCCGCTGCTGCAGGTcaccagacaggaggaagagctgcaaGCCAAAGACGAAGAGCTGGTGAAGGTGAAGGAGCGGCAGCTCAAAGTGGAGAACGAGCTCGTGGAGATGGAGAGGAAACACCAGCAG CTGATAGAAGAGAAGAATATCCTGGCGGAGCAGCTCCACGCCGAGACGGAGCTGTTTGCAGAAGCTGAAGAGATGAGGGTTCGTCtgctctccaggaagcaggaactGGAAGAGATCCTCCACGACCTGGAGtcccgggtggaggaggaggaagagaggaaccAGAGCCTGCagaatgagaagaagaagatgcaGTCTCACATCCAG gacctggaggagcagctggacgaGGAGGAAGCAGCGAGGCAGAAGCTTCAGCTGGACAAAGTGACGGCTGAAGCAAAGATCAAGAAGATGGAGGAAGACATCCTGCTGCTGGAAGACCAAAACTCCAAGTTTCTCAAG gagaagaagctgctggaggacagaatCGCTGAAATGACCTCCCAGCtgacagaagaggaggagaaagcgaAGAATCTCAGCAAGGTCAAGAACAAGCAGGAGATGGTCATGGTCGACCTGGAGG AGCGtctgaagaaggaggagaaaacgCGGCAGGAGTTGGAAAAGACGAAGCGTAAGCTGGATGCCGAGAACAccgacctgcaggaccagatcGCGGAGCTCCAGGctcaggtggaggagctgaaggtccAGCTGGCCaagaaggaagaggagctgcaggctgctctgGCCAG GAGCGACGAGGAGACGCTCCAGAAGAACAACGCCTTGAAGCAGGTCCGGGAGCTGCAGGCGCAGCTGgccgagcttcaggaggacctGGAGTCTGAGAAAATGTGTCGCAGCAAGGCGGAAAAGCTGAAGCGGGACCTGAGCGAGGAGCTGGAAGCTCTGAagacggagctggaggacaCGCTGGACACCACCGCCGCCCAGCACGAGCTCAG GACCAAACGGGAACAAGAGGTGGCCGAGCTGAAGAAGGCCATCGACGAGGAGACCAAAAACCACGAGGCGCAGGTCCAGGATATGAGACAGAGACACGCCACGGCCCTGGAGGAGCTGtccgagcagctggagcaggccAAGAGG TTGAAGGCCAACCTGGAAAAGAGCAAGCAGTGTCTGGAGGGTGACAACAAGGAGCTGGCCGGCGAGGTGAAGAGCCTGCAGCAGGCCAAGACCGAGTCCGAGtacaagaggaagaagctggacTCCCAGCTGCAGGAGTTCATGGCCAGAGCCACCGAGGTGGAGCGGGTCAAAGGAGAGCTGGCGGAGCGCTCACACAAgctgcag TCTGAACTGGACAACGTGTCGGCGCTGTTGGAAGAGGCCGAGAAGAAGAGCGTCAAACTGGCCAAAGAGGTGGACAACCTGAACGGCAaactgcaggactcagag GAGCTCCGGCAGGAGGAGACCCGTCAGAAGCTCAACCTGAGCGGCCAGATCCgccagctggaggtggagaagaacactctgctggagcagcaggaggaagacgaggaggccCGGCGCAGcctggagaagcagctgcagatggTGCAggctcag ctgtttgaggcAAAGAAAAAGCTGGAGGACGACGTTGGATCGATGGAGAGCCTGGAGGAGGCCAAGAGGAAGCTCCAGAAGGACGTGGAGCTCGCCGGCCAGCGGCTGGAGGAGAAGACGATGGCCATGGACAAGATGGAGAAGACCAAGAACcgactgcagcaggagctggacgACCAGACGGTGGACCTGGACCACCAGAGGCAGATCGTCTCCAAcctggagaagaagcagaagaagtttGACCAG ATGCTGGCCGAGGAGAAGACCATCTCCGCTCGCTACGCCGAGGAGCGCGATCGCGCCGAGGCCGAAGCCAGAGAGAAGGAGACCAAGGCTCTGTCCATGgccagggagctggaggaggcactGGAGGccaaagaggagctggagaggttCAACAAGCAGCTCCGCGCCGAGATGGAGGACCTGATGAGCTCCAAGGACGACGTGGGGAAGAAT GTCCACGAGCTGGAGAAATCCAAGCGGacgctggagcagcaggtggaggagatgagaacccagctggaggagctggaggacgagctgcaggccaCAGAAGACGCCAAACTCCGCCTGGAGGTCAACATGCAGGCCATGAAGGCCCAGTTTGACCGAGACCTGCAGGCCCGGGACGagcagggagaggagaagaagagggcgCTGGTCAAACAG gcgcGTGAGAtggaggctgagctggaggacgagaggaagcagaggagcgTGGCTGTCGCCGccaagaagaagctggagatGGACCTGAACGAGGTGGAGGGTCAGATCGAAGCCGCCAACAAAGGAAGGGACGAAGCCATCAAGCAGCTGAGGAAGATCCAG gcTCAGATGAAGGACTatcagagggagctggaggaggccagAGCGTCCAGAGACGAAATCTTCACTCAGTCCAAGGAGAACGAGAAGAAGCTAAAGAGCCTGGAAGCGGaaatcctgcagctccaggag GACCACGCGGCGTCGGAGCGAGCCCGTCGACACGCCGAGCAGGAGCGGGACGAGCTGGCCGACGAGATCTCCAACAGCGCCTCCGGGAA gtcgtctctgctggaggagaagaggaggctggaggctcGCATcgcccagctggaggaggagctggaggaggagcagggcaACATGGAGCTCCTCAACGACCGCTTCAGGAAGACCACGGTTCAG GTCGACACCTTGAACACCGAGCTGGCTGCAGAGCGCAGCGCCGCCCAGAAGAGTGAGAGCGCTCGGCAGCAGATGGAGCGGCAGAACAAG GAGTTGAAAGCAAAGCTGGCGGAGCTGGAAGGAGCCGTGAAGTCCAAGTTCAAGGCGTCCATCACTGCTCTGGAGGCCaaaatcctgcagctggaggagcagctggagcaggaggccaA GGAACGAGCAGCGGCCAACAAGATCGTCCGGCGCACCgagaagaagctgaaggaggtgATGATGCAGGTGGAGGACGAGCGTCGCCATGCCGACCAGTACAAGGAGCAG ATGGAAAAGGCCAACTCCCGCATGAAGCAGCTGAAAcgtcagctggaggaggcggaggaggaagccACCCGCGCCAACGCCTCccgcaggaagctgcagagggagctggaCGACGCCACCGAGGCCAGCGAGGGCCTCACCCGGGAGGTGACGTCTCTGAAGAACCGCCTCAG GCGCGGCGGCCCcgtcagcagcttctcctccggCCGCTCGGGCCGCCGCAACCTCAACCTGGACGGCGCCTCGGTCGACATGTCGGACGACGACGCCGACAGCCGCGCCAGCGACTTCAATGAGACGCAGGCGTCCAACATGGAGTGA